CGCGGCGAATGCATCCGAAAATGAGCCGAACTGCATTTGCAAAAATGCATTGCGCGATTCGATCAACAAGGCTTCGTTACGCAGCCAGTGTTCACGCAAAAACCGCTCCCACATCATCTTGAGATGCTGCACAACCACCTGCTTAAAATAGCCCGCCTCCGCCAGTTGATCGTATGCCCAGCGCCAGAATGGCTCGTCAAATGACTCCTGCTTGCCGTGCTGGCTCGCATGCTCATAATTGACGCGCACGAGCACATCCGCATCGCTCAGCAGGGTATCCAATGAGGGCATGCCTTCTGTTTCAGTCAGCCATTGCAATGTTTGAGCGCGTAATTCAACTGCATCACGTTCTTCCAGATCCGCAATGACATCTGGGAAAGTGGTGATATTCTGGCTCCAGTTGATTGCATCAAACGCCATCGACGCCAGCTTATTGGCGTGCTTTTCTTCTGGAGACAGGGCGTGGTAAGTTTCTTCCATCCATTGAGAAAGCCCTGCATTTTGCTCCAACGTGTTGAGCAATTGCAGCATATTCACAACAATCTCAGCCTGATTAACAGCAAAATCAATCTCTACCGTCGCGGGGGCTGCAATAAAATCCCACTCGGTCATCATAGATAGCTCCTTATTGGGGAAATCGTTTACCCGCAAAAACGGGTAGTTATGAGACAAAACTAACATAGTCCATTAAGGCTGTCAAGCAAAGTGGCATCAGTGACCCGCCATGGGCTACAAAGCCCTCTTACGATACGAATTCGTTTGCTTCATACCAGAGATAACGTGCTTACTATGACACAGCAGCACCTCATGCCTATAACGGCCACGTAAAATGGCGCTCTGGGATGAAAAAGCACTTATTTTGGCAAAAACAGGCTATATTTATATAAACATTCCCTAAGAAATGCGTCCTACCGCATGATAAACAGCATTTTATTGGGATGATAGGCAGCACCCCCTGCCACAGCGTGTATACATCTCCTT
The Phototrophicus methaneseepsis DNA segment above includes these coding regions:
- a CDS encoding ArsR/SmtB family transcription factor; amino-acid sequence: MMTEWDFIAAPATVEIDFAVNQAEIVVNMLQLLNTLEQNAGLSQWMEETYHALSPEEKHANKLASMAFDAINWSQNITTFPDVIADLEERDAVELRAQTLQWLTETEGMPSLDTLLSDADVLVRVNYEHASQHGKQESFDEPFWRWAYDQLAEAGYFKQVVVQHLKMMWERFLREHWLRNEALLIESRNAFLQMQFGSFSDAFAAIEAVTGRNMRGAEKMEQHFANSARLIFMPVTHLGPYISWGRTYEGDDLVFFSARLPRNTRVESPALNRSELLVRLNALADDTRLRMLEMLVENEEICAQDFITRLELSQSSASRHLRQLTASGYLNERRRDVAKCYSLNRERIEDTMKALGRFLDKH